In the Limanda limanda chromosome 1, fLimLim1.1, whole genome shotgun sequence genome, one interval contains:
- the rilpl1 gene encoding RILP-like protein 1 isoform X1: protein MEESGSALEKNVADLTVMDVYDIAAVVGQEFERIIDQHGCEALSRLMPKVVRVLEILEVMVSRSSISPETEELRLELDRLRLERLERQEKERRHKKELELVEDVWRGEAQDLLTQIAQLQEENKSLLTNMSIKDPMSEEDLQRHEGMTERERQVMKKLKEVVDKQRDEIRAKDRELTLKNEDIEALQQQQSRLMKINHDLRHKMSVVEAQGKALIEQKVELEAGAQARGQEVSALRQEVSRLRERLQGELPDQNPEESSPQPPSPAEEALCEEEMGGLDPQDPNRPRFTLQELRDVLHERNELKAKVFMLQEELAYYRSDETVDETATPSPSPSPELRTRSRSSPQPESGIKRLFSFFSRDKLRNSQRNAQFDGSFGSWAGKDEVYTEEAQEALQNM from the exons ATGGAGGAGTCCGGCTCGGCCCTGGAGAAGAATGTGGCTGACCTCACGGTGATGGACGTGTACGACATCGCCGCCGTGGTGGGCCAGGAGTTCGAGCGCATCATCGACCAGCACGGCTGCGAGGCTCTGTCCAGGCTCATGCCCAAAGTGGTGCGGGTGCTGGAGATCCTGGAGGTGATGGTGAGCCGGAGCAGCATCAGCCCGGAGACCGAGGAGCTGCGGCTGGAGCTGGACCGGCTGCGGCTGGAGAGGCTGGAGCGGCAGGAGAAGGAGCGGAGGCACAAGAAG gagctggagctggtggaggatGTGTGGAGAGGAGAAGCTCAGGATCTGCTCACCCAGATcgctcagctgcaggaggagaacaaaTCCCTGCTCACCAACATGTCCATCAAAGACCCCATGAGTGAGGAGGACCTGCAGAGGCATGAGG GtatgacggagagagagaggcaggtgaTGAAGAAGCTTAAAGAAGTGGTGGACAAGCAGAGGGACGAGATTCGAGCCAAGGACCGGGAGCTCACGCTGAAAAACGAGGACATTGAAGCA ctccagcagcagcagtctcgCCTCATGAAGATCAACCACGACCTGCGCCATAAAATGTCTGTGGTGGAAGCTCAGGGGAAAGCGCTCATCGAACAGaaggtggagctggaggccgGCGCTCAGGCCCGGGGCCAGGAAGTCAGCGCCCTGCGGCAGGAAGTCTCGCGCTTAAGGGAGCGACTTCAAGGAGAGCTGCCTGACCAGAATCCTGAGGAGTCCTCACCTCAGCCCCCTTCACCTGCAGAG GAGGCGCTGTGCGAGGAGGAGATGGGCGGCCTGGACCCACAGGACCCCAACCGGCCCCGGTTCACGCTGCAGGAGCTGAGGGACGTCCTGCACGAGAGGAATGAGCTCAAGGCCAAAGTTTTtatgctgcaggaggagctggctTATTACAGAAG TGATGAGACGGTTGACGAGACTGCAACTCCTTCTCCGTCTCCCTCGCCTGAACTGAGGACTCGCTCCAGATCTTCTCCCCAGCCAGAGTCCGGAATCAAACGCTT GTTTAGCTTCTTCTCGCGTGACAAACTGCGGAATTCGCAGCGCAATGCGCAGTTTGACGGCAGCTTTGGCTCGTGGGCGGGGAAGGACGAGGTGTACACAGAAGAAGCCCAGGAGGCGCTGCAGAACATGTAG
- the rilpl1 gene encoding RILP-like protein 1 isoform X2 translates to MEESGSALEKNVADLTVMDVYDIAAVVGQEFERIIDQHGCEALSRLMPKVVRVLEILEVMVSRSSISPETEELRLELDRLRLERLERQEKERRHKKELELVEDVWRGEAQDLLTQIAQLQEENKSLLTNMSIKDPMSEEDLQRHEGMTERERQVMKKLKEVVDKQRDEIRAKDRELTLKNEDIEALQQQQSRLMKINHDLRHKMSVVEAQGKALIEQKVELEAGAQARGQEVSALRQEVSRLRERLQGELPDQNPEESSPQPPSPAEEALCEEEMGGLDPQDPNRPRFTLQELRDVLHERNELKAKVFMLQEELAYYRSDETVDETATPSPSPSPELRTRSRSSPQPESGIKRLIFTAIMPMVAAGLISDDPTLQPIRRLVSLV, encoded by the exons ATGGAGGAGTCCGGCTCGGCCCTGGAGAAGAATGTGGCTGACCTCACGGTGATGGACGTGTACGACATCGCCGCCGTGGTGGGCCAGGAGTTCGAGCGCATCATCGACCAGCACGGCTGCGAGGCTCTGTCCAGGCTCATGCCCAAAGTGGTGCGGGTGCTGGAGATCCTGGAGGTGATGGTGAGCCGGAGCAGCATCAGCCCGGAGACCGAGGAGCTGCGGCTGGAGCTGGACCGGCTGCGGCTGGAGAGGCTGGAGCGGCAGGAGAAGGAGCGGAGGCACAAGAAG gagctggagctggtggaggatGTGTGGAGAGGAGAAGCTCAGGATCTGCTCACCCAGATcgctcagctgcaggaggagaacaaaTCCCTGCTCACCAACATGTCCATCAAAGACCCCATGAGTGAGGAGGACCTGCAGAGGCATGAGG GtatgacggagagagagaggcaggtgaTGAAGAAGCTTAAAGAAGTGGTGGACAAGCAGAGGGACGAGATTCGAGCCAAGGACCGGGAGCTCACGCTGAAAAACGAGGACATTGAAGCA ctccagcagcagcagtctcgCCTCATGAAGATCAACCACGACCTGCGCCATAAAATGTCTGTGGTGGAAGCTCAGGGGAAAGCGCTCATCGAACAGaaggtggagctggaggccgGCGCTCAGGCCCGGGGCCAGGAAGTCAGCGCCCTGCGGCAGGAAGTCTCGCGCTTAAGGGAGCGACTTCAAGGAGAGCTGCCTGACCAGAATCCTGAGGAGTCCTCACCTCAGCCCCCTTCACCTGCAGAG GAGGCGCTGTGCGAGGAGGAGATGGGCGGCCTGGACCCACAGGACCCCAACCGGCCCCGGTTCACGCTGCAGGAGCTGAGGGACGTCCTGCACGAGAGGAATGAGCTCAAGGCCAAAGTTTTtatgctgcaggaggagctggctTATTACAGAAG TGATGAGACGGTTGACGAGACTGCAACTCCTTCTCCGTCTCCCTCGCCTGAACTGAGGACTCGCTCCAGATCTTCTCCCCAGCCAGAGTCCGGAATCAAACGCTT GATCTTCACAGCCATTATGCCGATGGTGGCGGCTGGTTTGATCTCAGATGACCCCACTTTACAGCCAATCAGACGTCTCGTATCGCTTGTATGA